GGAGTCCGGTAAGACCGAGCCCCGCCCGCCGGAGCGCGACGCATACGCCCGGCTGCTGGACAAGCTCGCGGAGCTCTACCCCGCCCCGACCGACGTGGCTGCGCCCGTCCAGGACGCTGCGGTGCCGGCCACGTTCACTGCCGCGCCCGCCCCGGCCCCGGAAGCGCGGACTCTGTCCACAGGCCCGGCGCCCGGCGCTGCGGCCATGACTGCATCCGAGAACACCCAGACCAACCCTGCCCCCGTCGCCGCTGCTCCGGCGGCCGCGCCGCGTCCGGCGCGCACCACCAGGCCGACGTCGTCGACGTCGCGCCGCCCGGGCGCGAAGAAGGCGGCCCCGGCCGGAACCCCGGCGGGCGGCACCGACCCGCGCTTCGAGAACGGCCCGCTGGCGGTCGTCGATGTCGAGGACGGGAAGGTGCTGGCGTACTGCGTCGGCGGGCTGGTCCTGGACGTGCCCGCCAAGTCGCTGCCCACCTTGGTGGACTGGACGCTCAAGGAGGCGAAGCTCGGGCAGCCGAAGCTGTCCGGTCCGGGCAAGTCGGCCGACCCGCTGCTCGTGCTCACCGAGTCAGCATTGGAGCGCTACGGCCTGCCGGTCGCTCTCACGGAGGAGGAGCGTCTGTCCGGGCGGTTGCCGGAGGGCCACAAGGTCATCAAGCAGCTGGTGCGCGCGGAGTGGAAGCTGACGAAGCGTGGGTTCGGGCCGTGGGCGCGGATCTACCGCCCCGCCACCGGTTCGGAGCGGGCCTGCGTGCAGCTGTGCATCCCGTCCTGGCAGGCGCTGGACACCCGGCACTGGGGCGAGGCCGGGCAGCTTCCGCCGCCGGAACTCGCCCGGGTCCTGGGCGTGTACGCGTCCCGGGTGATGACGCCGCGCGGCTCCACCGCCGTGACCGGCCTGGAGCTGATGACCGCGCTGCACCCGCCGACCCGGGCCTCCGAGCCGGACGCCGACGGTAAGCGGCACTCCGAGCACAACCCCGGCTCGCTGGGGAAGGACCCGGTCGATTGCGCGCCGTGCGAGGCCCCGGACGGGCACCCGCTCCTCAAGGATCTGCCGCGCTTCCACGTCCGCGGCCCGTCGGAGAAGCTGTTCGAGGAGGCGTACGACTGGGCGCGGCCCCTCACCGACGCCGAATGCCTGCGCCGGAACCTGGTGGGCATCGACGTGAACATGGCCTTCGCCGCCGGAGCGAACGGGCTGATCGTAGGCCTCGGCGCGCCGACGCACGTCAAGCAGCCGGTGTTCGACCCGAAGCTCCCGGGAAGCTGGCTGGTGGACCTGTCGCACGTCGACCTGTCCCGGGTGAAGGTCGGCAAGGACAAGTGGGCGGAGCTGGAGGCCGGCCTGCTGCCGAGCCCGTTCACGCCGAAGGGCGAGCGCCCGGAGGGCCCGGCCTGGTACGCGACGCCCACCGTCGCCTACGCGGTGGAGCTCGGCTACGACGTCGCGCCGATCGAGGCGTACGTCCGGTACGACAACGGCCGCTACCTGGACGGCTGGTACAACCGGCTGCGCGACGCCTACCTCGCCACGATGGCCGACCTCGGTGTCGACGCGGACCTGTCACCGGCCGACTTCCTGGCGGCGATGGACGGCTACCGTGGCCGTGACCCGGAGCTGGCGATCGTGGTGTCCGCGATCAAGGCGACGGTGAAGGGCGGCCTGGGGAAGCTGCGCGAGCGCCCGCGGGGCGAGGGGTGGCGGCCCGGCGAGCCGTGGCGTGCGCTGTCCCGGCCGACGTGGCGGCCGGACATCCGCGCCGCGATCATCTCCCGCACGCGGATCAACATGCACCGCAAGATCGTCAAGCACGCCGCGTTCACCGGGCAGTACCCGGTCGCCATCCTTTCCGACTGCGCCGTGTACGCGACCGACGGCGAGAGCCCGCTGGACTTCCTGCCCTACCGGGAGGGCAAGCCGCTGCCCGGCGGCTTCAAGCTCGGGGTCAACCCCGGCCTGGTCAAGTGGGAGGGCACGCAGAGCGTGCTGTGGGGCGAAGGCGTGCGCGAGCAGTTCAACGCCCCGGAGCTCAACCTCGCCCGGTACATCAAGGACGGCACCGTCACCGACAAGGACAACGGAGAGTAGGTAGACCGCGATGAGCATGTTCGGGGACGGCCTGGACCAGGCGGTGCAGAAGGCATTCACCCGCCCGATCCCGAAGTCGGCCGGCGCGCAGATGCGGTACCTGGTCAAGCAGCTCAAGGGCACCAAGGCGGTCGCCCAGATGCTGCGGGTCTCTCAGCGGACCGTCGAGCGGTACGTGAAGGACCAGATCAAGAAGCCCCGCCGCGACCTCGCCGCCCGCATAGAGCGCGAGGTGAAGGCCAGGTGGCAGCCGCAGATCCGGGCGAAGGCCCGCGAGCAGGCGGCGAGCACCGGCGGCATCGTCATCGACACCCGCGCCCGCCTCGGCTACACCGCCCCGATCGGCTCCACCGACCAGGACCGGATCCGGCACCTCACGGTGGCGCTGCCGCCGCAGTACGCCGCCCGCCTCTTCGACGCCCAGGAGCGGGGCGCCACCGACCAGCAGCTGCGGGAGATCGCTGCCGAAGCGCTCAAGGAGGTGTACTTCCAGGACGGCGGCCGCCGCGCCGGCTCCCTGGAGGAAGTCCGCTTCACGGACATCGAGCACCTGGAGTTCGACCTGTAGCAGCCGCGCCCCGTACAGCCCGCGGGCCCGGACCAATTGGTCCGGGCCCGCTCGTGTTCCAACGACGCTGTACAACACGTCCTGTCTCCGTGTTGCCTTAACCCGTGAACGGGGCGCGACCGCGCCGCCTGGAAGGACGGACCCCTTGAACGACCTGACGGCCAAGCTCTCCCAGGAGCAGACGACGCTCCTGAGCACCATGGCGCAGCAGTACCTCATGGAAGACGTGTGGCCCGTCTGGTCCTTCACCGTCGCCACCCTGGACAACTACGGCCTCGACGCGGAGAAGCTGATCCGCTCTCTGCCCCGCGTCGGCTCCCGCGGCCACTTCGGGCCCTCCTACGGGCTCACCTCGCATAACGGTTCCTACATCGCCGATGACGACCGCCCGGCGCTCACCATCGCGGCCTGCCTGCACCTGCCCGAACTCGAGCCGTATGTGAGCG
The sequence above is a segment of the Streptomyces sp. NBC_01224 genome. Coding sequences within it:
- the tpg gene encoding telomere-protecting terminal protein Tpg; this translates as MSMFGDGLDQAVQKAFTRPIPKSAGAQMRYLVKQLKGTKAVAQMLRVSQRTVERYVKDQIKKPRRDLAARIEREVKARWQPQIRAKAREQAASTGGIVIDTRARLGYTAPIGSTDQDRIRHLTVALPPQYAARLFDAQERGATDQQLREIAAEALKEVYFQDGGRRAGSLEEVRFTDIEHLEFDL
- the tap gene encoding telomere-associated protein Tap, translating into MSELFDAVDALLASRATLPPPAERKRLRAAHGLTIDEVAGALKVRRATVSGWESGKTEPRPPERDAYARLLDKLAELYPAPTDVAAPVQDAAVPATFTAAPAPAPEARTLSTGPAPGAAAMTASENTQTNPAPVAAAPAAAPRPARTTRPTSSTSRRPGAKKAAPAGTPAGGTDPRFENGPLAVVDVEDGKVLAYCVGGLVLDVPAKSLPTLVDWTLKEAKLGQPKLSGPGKSADPLLVLTESALERYGLPVALTEEERLSGRLPEGHKVIKQLVRAEWKLTKRGFGPWARIYRPATGSERACVQLCIPSWQALDTRHWGEAGQLPPPELARVLGVYASRVMTPRGSTAVTGLELMTALHPPTRASEPDADGKRHSEHNPGSLGKDPVDCAPCEAPDGHPLLKDLPRFHVRGPSEKLFEEAYDWARPLTDAECLRRNLVGIDVNMAFAAGANGLIVGLGAPTHVKQPVFDPKLPGSWLVDLSHVDLSRVKVGKDKWAELEAGLLPSPFTPKGERPEGPAWYATPTVAYAVELGYDVAPIEAYVRYDNGRYLDGWYNRLRDAYLATMADLGVDADLSPADFLAAMDGYRGRDPELAIVVSAIKATVKGGLGKLRERPRGEGWRPGEPWRALSRPTWRPDIRAAIISRTRINMHRKIVKHAAFTGQYPVAILSDCAVYATDGESPLDFLPYREGKPLPGGFKLGVNPGLVKWEGTQSVLWGEGVREQFNAPELNLARYIKDGTVTDKDNGE